TTCTGGTCAGGGTACTTCTTCATCAGGCGGGTAATCACATTCAGGGGCAGTTCGGCATCGTCGATATAACGGCTGGTGGCCAGCAGCACGCCTTCCCTGTCATAATGCGCCGTCACTTTCCGGGCGTTCAGGGTGAATTTGGCCACGTACTTGTCGGTAGTAGTATACCACGATACGTCTTTCGCTTTGGCGAATTCTTCCTTAAATGCGTCCAGCACTTTTTTGTTGTTAATGGTTTCGTCGAGAGCGAATGCGCTGGTGACGAATGCGGTTACCAGGGTCAGAATGGCGATCATCTTTTTCATGGCGGAAAAATTTTAATCAGGTTTTTTAATTTGTTTTAGAATGCGGTGTGTGATTTGATGATGTAAAATTAGTCCGCCGGTAAACGGTTGACAAGGGAATAGTTATGATTGGCACGCCAGTATGAAGCTAATGTTATGCATGTTATAACGTATACGTAAAACGCATTATCCCCGCAGTACGGAACCCGCGCCGGATGCGGGGTTGAGCGAAAAGAAGAAATGTTGCACGCGGCCGGGTTAAGACTTTGTTAAAGTGATCCGGCGGTGACGTGCGGTAGGCGCTGGAAAAGCATTTCCGAAAACGGACAACATGTACCGGAAGCGGACGGGTCGGGGAATAATACCTATCTTAGGGAACGCGGAAACGCCCGGTTGTCGTGCTTTTGCCGTTCATCGCCGGGAATCGCCGCCTGTCTGACTATGAATTATCTCGCGCACGCATATTTATCTTTTCATGATCCGGATGTAACTGCCGGGCAGCTGATCGCCGATTTCGTTAAAGGGAAAAAAGTGGATGATTACCCCGCCCCCCTCCGCAAAGGGATCCTCCTCCACCGGGCGCTCGACGCATATACCGATCAGCATCCCGCCTCCAAAACCGCCCGCGACATCTTCCGCCCCAGCTCCGGGCTTTACGGCGGCGTGTTCCTCGACGTGGTCTACGACCACTTCCTGGCCAACGACCCCGCCCGCTTCACCCGCCCGGCGCTCGAACGCTTCGCGCAGGAAGTCTACGCCGCGGTAGACGAACGGCTGCCCCTCCTCCCGGCCGCGTTCCGGCAGATGTTCGCTTTCATGCAAAGCCAGAACTGGCTTTACCATTATCATGAGCGCGACGCCATCTTGCGCAGCTTCGGCGGCATCGTGCGCCGGTCCAAATATTTCCAGCAGCCAGCCACCGTCCCTTACAGCGTTTTTACGGCCCGGTACACGGATTTCCGGGACTGCTACAACGCCTTCATCCGCGACGCCGAAAACTTTATGAAAACTCTGACAAAGGAGCTTTCCTAGATTTCTGAAAAACACGTAGGTTTGGGTCCGATTTCAAACACATCATCCAACGAATTATGAATACGCTCAAATCACTCATCGTTATAGCCGGCCTGGCCGTGTGCAGCCTCGCCTCTTTTGCGCAGGACAAGAAAATGCCGCCCGTAGACCCCAGTCCCATGGACATGGCCTACTACCCCGTCATGTTCCCTTACGTGTGCAAGGTGAAAGGCGAGCCCGGCGCCCTCGTGGCCAGGGCCATCTTCAGCCGCCCGCAGAAAAAAGGCCGCCCCATCTTCGGCAACCTTGTGGAATACGGCAAGATCTGGCGCCTGGGCGCGAACGAAGCCACCGAGCTGGAGTTCTTCCGGCCCGTGACCGTAGGCGGTAAAACCATCCCGAAAGGCCGCTATACCCTCTACGCCATCCCCAGCGAAACCAAATGGACGGTGATCCTCAACAAACAAACCGACATTTGGGGCGCTTATAAATACGAGCCCCAGCTCGACGTGGTGCGTACCGAAGTGCCCGTGAACGCCGCTCCGGAAGAAATAGAAGCCTTCAGCATGGTATTCGAAAAAGCCGCCGGCGGGGCGAACCTGCTCATGGGCTGGGACAAAACCCAGGTAGCGCTGCCCATCCGCTGGGCCGACAGCAAGGCTGTAGCTTCCGCGGGATCGAAATCCAAAGCGAAATAACCCTCCGGGAATCAACGATATGCGAAAAGGCAGCGGATCCGCTGCCTTTTTTTTATGATTACAGTTTGAAACATGGGGCAAAAGAAAAAAGCGGTAAGAATACCGCCTTCAGAAATTTTTAACCATATCCTATGAAAAACCTGAGTCAAAATTAGAGGAATAACCCATACTTTCCGGGGCATTCTGGTGAACGTTGTTTTTTTTCTCGTAACCGGCGGAAATGGGCGGGCTACTGCCGATAAGTGTGGTTGAAACCCCCAAATCCCCACTGCGAAGCGATTTCAGGGGCAACGGCATAGCACATACGTGTCATTTGCCCCTAATATTTCGGGCCAGGCCGCCGGGCGGGATAATTCGTTAACTTTGGAATTCCCATAAAATCTAGCAATCCATGAAGTTAGGTACCAAGCTGATCCATGCGGGCGTAGAACCGGACCCTTCCACCGGGGCCATCATGACGCCGATATTCCAGACCTCCACCTACGTACAGGCCGCTCCGGGCGACCATAAAGGCTACGAATACGCCCGGACGCAGAACCCTACGCGCCACGCGCTGCAGAACGCCCTGGCCGCCATTGAGAACGGAAAACACGGCATCTGCTTCGGCAGCGGCCTCGCGGCTACTGACGCTATTATAAAACTGCTGTCGCCCGGCGATGAAGTAGTGGCTTCCAGCGACTTATACGGCGGTACCTTCCGGATATTCACTAAAGTTTTCGCCAAATATGGTATCAAATTCCATTTCGCCGACCTGCAGGACGCGTCCCGGCTCCGCGGCCACCTCAATGCGGCCACGAAGCTCATCTGGCTGGAAACGCCCACCAATCCCATGCTCAATATCATTGATATCGCGGCCTGCTCGGCCATTGCGAAGGAAAAGGGCATCCTGCTGGCGGTCGACAATACCTTTGCCTCGCCTTATCTGCAGAACCCGCTGGACCTGGGTGCCGATATCGTCGTGCATTCCGCCACCAAATACCTCGGCGGGCACAGCGATGTGGTGCATGGCGCCGTGATCGTGAAAGACGAGGCGCTGGCCCAGCAACTGGCCTTTATCCAGAACAGCTGCGGCGCCGTTCCCGGGCCGCAGGATTGCTTCCTGGTGCTTCGGGGTATCAAAACCCTGCACGTACGCATGCAGCGCCATTGCGAAAACGGCGAGGCCGTGGCCCGCTTCCTCCGCGATCATCCCAAAGTGGAAAAAGTATATTGGTGCGGATTTGAAGACCATCCCAACCACGATATCGCCAAAAAGCAGATGCGCGGTTTCGGCGGCATGATCTCTTTTACCTTGAAAGACGACAGTATGGACGCAGCCCTGAAGGTCCTCAGCGGTACGCATCTCTTTTCCCTGGCGGAATCCCTGGGCGGCGTGGAAAGCCTCATCGGCCATCCGGCGTCGATGACACATGCCTCCATTCCCCGCGAAGAAAGGCTGAAAAACGGGCTGACGGACTCCCTGATCCGGTTGAGTGTAGGTATTGAAGATGTGTCGGATCTGATCGAAGACCTGAAAAAAGCCATCGGCTGATTGGATTCTTCCATCAATCTGCTTACTTTTAGCACATTACACCTACATGCCTTCCGTTCTTGCAAGAGGCCGGGGGCATTTTTTCCATATGCTATGACCACTATGAAGTTCCAGCAACTGAAAGAATTTTTGGATGCCAAGGCGGAGCACTACGACCAGCCGGCTTTCATCGCAGGCGACCCGATCAGCGTTCCGCACCGGTTTACGAAGCTCCAGGACATTGAGATCGCCGGCCTTTTCGCCGCCATCCTGGCCTGGGGGAACCGTACCACCATCATCAACAAGTGCACCGAGCTAATGGCGCTCTTCGACAACGCGCCCTATGATTTCGTCGTGAACCACGACCCGCGAGACCGGATGAAGCTCATGAACTTCAGGCACCGGACCTTCAACGGGCTGGACCTCCTCTATTTCGTGGAGTTCCTCCAGCACTATTATTCCAACATGACGTCCCTGGAATTCGCCTTCAGCGGATACCTCCAGCCGGAAGACGTTAACGTGGAAAACGCGCTCATCGGGTTCCAGAAAATGGTTTTTGCCATGGAACACCCCGACCGCACCCGCAAGCACATATCCACACCCGTGCGCAACAGCGCCTGCAAAAGGCTCAATATGTACCTGCGGTGGATGGTAAGGCCCGATAAAAATGGCGTGGATTTTGGACTATGGAGGCAAATTGCGCCCGCGCAGCTCGTTTGCCCGGTCGATATACACGTCAGCCGCGTGGCCGCCAGGCTCGGCCTTATCCAGAGCGCAGACGCCAACTGGAAAACCGCCGTCGAGCTCACCAGCCAGCTGCGACTGATGGATCCCGCCGATCCCGTGAAATACGATTTTGCGCTTTTCGGGCTGGGGGTCATCGAGAAATACGTTTGATCAAATATGAGATAATGAAGAAAATCACCGGACTGGTAGCGATGTGCTGCCTCGCTTTATCCCTCTCCGCGCAGGACTATGTGGAGCTGAATTACAATCTGAAGACTGGAAGTGAATTTACCCTGAGCCAGGAAAGCCGCAGCGAAACCTACATGACGGTGCAGGAAGTGGTGCAACGGACAACCCGCGATTACAATAACAAAATGTCCATCAAAGTTACCGATGCCGCCCCCGGAAGATTCACCATGCAGTGGTCCTATACCGACATCAAATTCAACTTCAACGCCAAAAACCAGAATATTTACGTAGACGCCAAAACCGACCACCCGGACGAGCCCCTGCAAGGCGCGCTCAAGCTCATGCTCAACCAGCCCTTTTCCGTTGAAATACAGGGCACGGGCAATATCACCAAGGTGGAAGGGCTCGACCAGCTCATGGAAAAAGCCTCCGAAGCTTTCGCCAAGCTGAAATCCGACGAGCGCGACGCGTATAAGAAACTCCTGAAAGACCAGTTCGGTACCGACGCATTCCGCGGATGGCTGGAGCAACTCCTCATCATTTACCCTGTGCATGGCATCAAGAACGGCACCCAGTGGGAAGAAAGCGTTCCGCTGCGCGGGGGCTCAAAGGCCGGGTAGACCTCTACTGGAACCTCCAGCACTGGGACGGCCAAACGGCCAAGGTCAACGCCGAAGGCAATATCAAGACCGACAGGGTTGAAACCTTCACGATTGAAGATGGTATCCAGGCCACGGCCGCCATCGAAGGCAAGCTCATCACCAATTATCTCATCCTCCGCGAAAGTGGTTTTCCCAGCATCGCCGTGCAGAACACGGAAATGAACGGTAAATACGTATACCTCGCCAACCGTAAAAAGCAACTGAAAAAGGATCTGACGGTACCGGTAAAAATCGTGACCAACGCTTCCTACAAAATCAAGCAGGTAAAGTAATGGAAAGCCGCCACCTGGAAGAAACCGGTACCTGGCTGCAGGAAAACGCGGGCATCCGCCTCCCGTCGCACTTCTCACTGGAAGACCTGGAGAAAACGCTGGCGGAACAAATTGAAATGCTCGTAGAAAGAAATTTCCAGCAGTTCGTTTTGCTC
Above is a genomic segment from Chitinophaga pollutisoli containing:
- a CDS encoding cystathionine gamma-synthase gives rise to the protein MKLGTKLIHAGVEPDPSTGAIMTPIFQTSTYVQAAPGDHKGYEYARTQNPTRHALQNALAAIENGKHGICFGSGLAATDAIIKLLSPGDEVVASSDLYGGTFRIFTKVFAKYGIKFHFADLQDASRLRGHLNAATKLIWLETPTNPMLNIIDIAACSAIAKEKGILLAVDNTFASPYLQNPLDLGADIVVHSATKYLGGHSDVVHGAVIVKDEALAQQLAFIQNSCGAVPGPQDCFLVLRGIKTLHVRMQRHCENGEAVARFLRDHPKVEKVYWCGFEDHPNHDIAKKQMRGFGGMISFTLKDDSMDAALKVLSGTHLFSLAESLGGVESLIGHPASMTHASIPREERLKNGLTDSLIRLSVGIEDVSDLIEDLKKAIG
- a CDS encoding DUF2911 domain-containing protein yields the protein MNTLKSLIVIAGLAVCSLASFAQDKKMPPVDPSPMDMAYYPVMFPYVCKVKGEPGALVARAIFSRPQKKGRPIFGNLVEYGKIWRLGANEATELEFFRPVTVGGKTIPKGRYTLYAIPSETKWTVILNKQTDIWGAYKYEPQLDVVRTEVPVNAAPEEIEAFSMVFEKAAGGANLLMGWDKTQVALPIRWADSKAVASAGSKSKAK
- a CDS encoding ACP phosphodiesterase, with product MNYLAHAYLSFHDPDVTAGQLIADFVKGKKVDDYPAPLRKGILLHRALDAYTDQHPASKTARDIFRPSSGLYGGVFLDVVYDHFLANDPARFTRPALERFAQEVYAAVDERLPLLPAAFRQMFAFMQSQNWLYHYHERDAILRSFGGIVRRSKYFQQPATVPYSVFTARYTDFRDCYNAFIRDAENFMKTLTKELS
- a CDS encoding TIGR02757 family protein — its product is MTTMKFQQLKEFLDAKAEHYDQPAFIAGDPISVPHRFTKLQDIEIAGLFAAILAWGNRTTIINKCTELMALFDNAPYDFVVNHDPRDRMKLMNFRHRTFNGLDLLYFVEFLQHYYSNMTSLEFAFSGYLQPEDVNVENALIGFQKMVFAMEHPDRTRKHISTPVRNSACKRLNMYLRWMVRPDKNGVDFGLWRQIAPAQLVCPVDIHVSRVAARLGLIQSADANWKTAVELTSQLRLMDPADPVKYDFALFGLGVIEKYV